A genomic window from Ruminiclostridium cellulolyticum H10 includes:
- a CDS encoding sulfite exporter TauE/SafE family protein, which yields MAFSGKTARYMKYILTGLAAGVANGLFGSGGGTIAVPAMVFLLDADEHKAHATALLIILPLTLVSTYFYLSNNYVDWNITWKAMAGGVVGGAIGAFLLNKCPSNVLRKIFGIFMILAAIRMIF from the coding sequence ATGGCGTTTTCGGGCAAAACGGCAAGGTATATGAAATATATTCTGACAGGCTTAGCCGCTGGAGTGGCAAACGGGCTTTTTGGATCAGGAGGCGGAACTATAGCTGTTCCCGCGATGGTTTTTCTGCTGGATGCAGACGAACACAAGGCACATGCTACTGCACTGCTTATTATCCTGCCTTTGACACTTGTGAGTACTTATTTTTATCTGTCCAATAATTATGTAGATTGGAACATAACATGGAAGGCAATGGCCGGAGGTGTTGTGGGAGGTGCCATAGGTGCTTTTCTTCTGAACAAATGTCCCTCAAATGTTCTTCGTAAAATATTCGGAATATTTATGATACTTGCAGCGATAAGAATGATTTTTTAG
- a CDS encoding AI-2E family transporter, which produces MDSNNNRSLLNSKLFRYGCYLLLALLIVYMFGKINFFIAPFQSFVYSIIFPILFGGLLYYILRPIVLMLEKGRVPHIWAILLAFVIVLSALILLSSYTGSIIKSQFNDFAKSLPYLYESAENTINNLLKSNLLSYFDSSSFQTSDLTEKVSNFLQGAAKSVGKNTINFISAITNIGSVIIILPVILFYFLKDGHKFMPSIVRFVPSSQKDNIRKILKDIDFVLSNYIAGQLLVAFFIGLLMYIGYLIIGLKYSLLLAIFAMITCIIPFFGPWIGIIPAILLSLADNPFMAIKIFIVMIIVQQIDNNFISPQVMKKSMDIHPLTVILLLMGILPIFGFIGLIIVIPLYSAIKITIKNIIEMYYPKYAEALNLDMPNETEKPKKQLKFKFKKNK; this is translated from the coding sequence ATGGATTCAAATAATAACCGCAGCCTGTTAAATAGTAAGCTGTTCAGATACGGCTGTTACCTGCTGCTTGCTCTTCTAATAGTATATATGTTCGGAAAGATAAATTTCTTTATCGCACCCTTCCAAAGCTTTGTATACTCGATAATTTTTCCGATACTTTTCGGAGGCTTATTATACTATATTCTAAGACCAATAGTTTTAATGCTTGAAAAAGGTAGGGTTCCCCATATATGGGCCATACTTCTTGCTTTTGTAATTGTATTGTCCGCTTTGATACTATTGAGTTCCTATACAGGGTCAATTATTAAATCACAGTTTAATGACTTTGCAAAAAGTCTGCCCTATTTGTATGAAAGTGCTGAAAATACTATCAACAACCTGCTAAAGAGTAATTTACTCAGTTATTTTGATTCTTCCAGTTTTCAGACCTCCGATTTAACAGAAAAAGTATCAAATTTCCTGCAAGGGGCAGCCAAAAGTGTAGGAAAGAATACAATAAACTTTATAAGTGCGATTACAAATATCGGTTCAGTAATAATTATCTTGCCAGTCATTCTGTTTTATTTCTTAAAGGACGGGCATAAGTTTATGCCCAGCATAGTAAGATTTGTTCCATCGTCACAAAAGGACAATATAAGAAAGATTTTAAAGGATATAGATTTCGTACTGTCAAATTATATTGCAGGCCAGCTTCTGGTAGCTTTTTTTATAGGACTTCTGATGTATATAGGCTATCTGATTATAGGCTTGAAATACTCTTTGCTTCTGGCAATCTTTGCTATGATAACATGTATAATTCCATTCTTTGGTCCATGGATTGGAATTATACCTGCCATACTGCTTTCACTGGCAGACAATCCATTTATGGCAATAAAGATATTTATAGTGATGATAATTGTTCAGCAGATAGATAATAACTTTATTTCACCGCAGGTAATGAAAAAGAGCATGGACATCCATCCTCTGACAGTCATTCTGCTGTTGATGGGTATTCTCCCCATATTTGGTTTTATAGGCTTGATAATAGTTATTCCTCTATATTCTGCAATTAAGATTACAATTAAAAATATAATTGAAATGTACTACCCAAAATACGCAGAAGCTCTTAATCTTGATATGCCCAATGAAACTGAAAAGCCGAAGAAACAATTAAAATTTAAATTCAAAAAAAATAAGTAA
- a CDS encoding AAA family ATPase, giving the protein MELGDIGLIVHKIKESISKVIVGKEDIIDLSLICIITGGHMLLEDVPGTGKTVFARSLAASVDCSFRRIQFTPDLLPSDVTGINFYNQKESNFTFRPGPVFSNIVLADEINRATPRTQSSMLECMEEKQVTIDGETRRLAAPFFVIATQNPVEIQGTFPLPEAQLDRFLIKTSMGYPDTKSSIGILKRFKENNPLTELKAVVSADEICKASEIYSKVKVSEDIMEYIINVAEATRKHSGVHLGVSPRGTLSLMKAAQVHALLKGRTFVTPDDIKAMAVPVLAHRIIPKSLTAENTNPGEKIINNILEQTAVPLE; this is encoded by the coding sequence ATGGAGCTTGGAGATATAGGGTTAATTGTACATAAAATAAAAGAAAGCATTTCAAAAGTAATCGTAGGTAAGGAAGATATAATTGATCTGTCGTTAATATGTATTATTACTGGAGGACATATGCTTTTAGAGGATGTCCCTGGAACGGGTAAAACAGTCTTTGCAAGATCATTGGCTGCCTCTGTTGATTGTAGTTTCAGACGTATACAGTTTACACCAGATCTGCTGCCGTCGGATGTTACAGGCATTAATTTTTATAATCAAAAGGAAAGTAATTTTACTTTCAGGCCCGGCCCTGTATTCTCCAATATTGTGCTTGCAGATGAGATTAACCGTGCTACTCCCCGTACTCAGTCCTCAATGCTGGAATGTATGGAGGAAAAACAGGTTACAATTGATGGTGAAACAAGAAGGCTAGCTGCTCCGTTTTTTGTTATAGCTACTCAGAATCCCGTAGAAATTCAAGGAACATTTCCGCTCCCCGAAGCCCAGCTTGACAGATTTTTGATTAAAACCTCCATGGGATATCCTGATACCAAGTCTTCTATAGGTATTCTCAAGAGATTCAAGGAAAACAACCCGCTTACCGAGTTAAAGGCAGTTGTATCTGCTGATGAAATATGTAAGGCATCGGAGATATACTCCAAAGTAAAAGTTTCAGAGGATATAATGGAGTACATAATAAATGTTGCAGAAGCGACAAGGAAGCATTCAGGTGTTCATCTGGGGGTCAGTCCAAGAGGTACATTGTCTCTTATGAAAGCCGCACAGGTTCACGCCCTGCTTAAAGGGCGTACGTTTGTTACTCCTGATGACATTAAAGCAATGGCAGTTCCTGTTCTTGCACATAGAATAATACCAAAGAGTCTTACAGCTGAAAATACTAACCCAGGCGAAAAAATTATCAATAATATTTTAGAACAGACAGCGGTTCCGCTTGAATAG
- the gltA gene encoding NADPH-dependent glutamate synthase, with amino-acid sequence MPNMSLKKVKMPEQEPNIRNKNFKEVALGYDEQMAIEEAERCLNCKHKPCVAGCPVNVKIPEFILLVAEGKFEEAYHKIRETNSLPAVCGRVCPQESQCEKVCVRAKKGESVGIGRLERFVADWYMQNVEAAVSRPESNGIKVAVVGSGPSGLTCAGDLAKMGYEVTIFEAFHVPGGVLMYGIPEFRLPKNLVQQEIQTVKDLGVDIQTNMVIGKVLSIDDLKAEGYKAVFIGSGAGLPSFMGIPGENYNGVYSANEFLTRINLMGAYKFPSTDTPVFVGKNVAVVGGGNVAMDAARSAKRLGAENVYIVYRRSEAEMPARLEEVHHAKEEGIILKVLTNPKQILGTEDGWVKGMECVEMELGEPDKSGRRRPVEKSGSEHVIDLETVIIAIGQSPNPLISSTTPGLDIQTWGGIIVEEETGATSKSGVYAGGDAVTGAATVILAMGAGKKAAEAIDIYIRQNQ; translated from the coding sequence ATGCCTAATATGTCATTAAAAAAGGTAAAAATGCCTGAGCAGGAGCCAAATATAAGAAACAAGAATTTTAAAGAAGTAGCACTGGGTTACGATGAGCAAATGGCTATTGAAGAAGCAGAGAGATGTCTCAACTGCAAGCACAAGCCATGTGTGGCGGGATGCCCTGTAAATGTAAAGATACCAGAGTTTATTCTGCTTGTAGCCGAGGGGAAATTTGAGGAAGCTTATCATAAAATAAGGGAAACCAACAGCCTGCCTGCGGTCTGCGGAAGAGTATGTCCGCAAGAGTCACAGTGCGAGAAGGTATGCGTAAGAGCTAAAAAAGGTGAGTCTGTTGGAATAGGTAGACTTGAAAGGTTTGTAGCAGACTGGTACATGCAGAACGTTGAGGCTGCCGTAAGTAGGCCTGAAAGTAATGGTATAAAGGTGGCTGTTGTAGGGTCAGGACCATCTGGACTTACCTGTGCTGGAGACCTTGCAAAAATGGGATATGAGGTAACAATTTTTGAAGCATTCCACGTCCCCGGAGGAGTTCTTATGTATGGAATACCTGAGTTCCGTCTGCCAAAGAATCTGGTTCAGCAGGAAATCCAAACAGTTAAGGATCTGGGAGTCGATATACAGACAAATATGGTAATAGGAAAGGTACTTTCCATAGACGATTTGAAAGCAGAAGGGTACAAGGCAGTATTTATAGGCTCCGGTGCCGGACTGCCAAGCTTTATGGGAATACCGGGAGAAAACTATAACGGAGTGTACTCAGCAAACGAGTTTTTAACCAGAATAAACCTTATGGGAGCTTACAAGTTCCCAAGTACCGATACTCCGGTATTTGTAGGAAAAAATGTTGCAGTCGTAGGGGGCGGTAATGTAGCGATGGATGCCGCCAGAAGTGCAAAGCGTCTTGGGGCCGAAAATGTTTACATTGTATACAGACGTTCAGAAGCAGAAATGCCTGCAAGACTTGAAGAAGTGCACCATGCCAAGGAAGAGGGGATAATTTTAAAGGTTCTAACCAATCCCAAACAGATTCTGGGAACAGAGGACGGCTGGGTAAAAGGAATGGAATGTGTGGAAATGGAGCTGGGCGAGCCTGACAAGTCAGGAAGGAGACGTCCCGTAGAAAAGAGTGGTTCCGAGCATGTTATAGATCTGGAGACAGTCATAATAGCAATCGGACAATCTCCAAATCCGCTTATATCATCCACTACTCCCGGACTTGACATACAAACATGGGGCGGTATAATAGTTGAAGAAGAGACTGGTGCAACAAGTAAGAGTGGAGTATATGCCGGTGGAGATGCTGTTACCGGTGCTGCTACTGTTATATTGGCCATGGGTGCCGGGAAGAAAGCTGCAGAGGCTATAGACATATATATCCGGCAGAACCAATAG
- a CDS encoding metallophosphoesterase translates to MRLVTAGFALLTYAFLNYYIGLRGLKSINTKVPINKYAYWVIIAVLASMYFVGMLGGKYLPDRLGRAVNTVGGYWLAAFVYFIGIVILLDVFRILGEKLNILPGFLKERAWLVAAAVVLFVGIVLVVGTYNAFMPRVVSYELNIDKKAGDMKKLKCAMITDVHLGDTIGRDRLHTAVEKINSLNPDIAVITGDLIDREIEPVKKANMLEELKGLRTRFGSYVIMGNHEYYSNDTEEITRMYEESGLVVLRDQNVKVNNSFYLVGREDFAADISGYKRGKLGNLLDGVDKRLPVIVLDHQPKDLSEPREESVDLQLSGHTHAGQFFPINLITSSIFEEDNGHLKDGKFNLIVSCGYGTWGPTVRIGSRSEVLDININFLK, encoded by the coding sequence ATGAGATTGGTAACAGCAGGTTTTGCACTTCTTACATATGCTTTTCTGAATTATTACATCGGATTGAGAGGACTAAAGTCCATAAATACAAAGGTTCCCATAAATAAGTATGCATACTGGGTTATTATTGCCGTACTGGCATCAATGTATTTTGTGGGAATGTTAGGAGGCAAGTACCTACCGGACAGGCTTGGACGTGCAGTTAACACTGTGGGAGGCTACTGGTTGGCAGCATTTGTATATTTCATAGGAATTGTCATTTTGTTGGATGTTTTTCGGATACTCGGGGAAAAGCTTAATATACTACCCGGTTTCCTGAAAGAAAGGGCCTGGCTTGTAGCAGCGGCAGTGGTGCTTTTTGTAGGTATAGTCCTTGTTGTGGGAACATACAATGCTTTTATGCCAAGAGTGGTTTCATATGAATTAAATATTGATAAAAAGGCAGGGGATATGAAGAAGTTGAAATGTGCCATGATTACAGATGTACACCTTGGTGATACTATAGGAAGGGACAGGCTTCACACTGCGGTAGAAAAGATAAATTCCCTTAATCCCGACATAGCTGTTATAACAGGGGATTTAATTGACAGAGAAATAGAGCCCGTTAAAAAGGCAAATATGCTGGAGGAGCTCAAAGGACTTAGAACAAGATTTGGTTCATATGTCATTATGGGAAACCATGAATATTATTCTAATGACACCGAAGAGATAACCCGTATGTACGAGGAAAGCGGACTGGTTGTTTTAAGGGACCAAAATGTTAAGGTTAATAACAGCTTTTATCTGGTAGGGCGGGAGGATTTTGCAGCAGATATCAGCGGTTATAAAAGAGGGAAACTAGGTAATCTTTTAGATGGTGTGGATAAACGTTTACCCGTTATAGTGCTTGACCATCAGCCGAAAGACCTCTCTGAACCAAGGGAGGAGAGTGTAGATTTACAGCTTTCAGGTCATACACACGCGGGACAGTTCTTTCCTATAAACCTTATAACCAGTAGCATTTTTGAAGAGGATAACGGTCACCTCAAGGACGGTAAATTCAATCTTATAGTATCATGCGGTTACGGTACATGGGGACCTACTGTCCGTATCGGCAGCAGGTCAGAAGTTCTGGATATCAATATAAATTTCTTGAAATAA
- a CDS encoding sulfite exporter TauE/SafE family protein, with product MIVMLIGLAAGIISGMGIGGGAILIPALVIFVKPEQHIAQSVNLLFFIPTAIVALVIHIKNKNVNFKMGIPIVITGLGGAVLGSKLALAMNGATLKHIFGVFLLLMGIYEIFGKGKVKKIKNTQ from the coding sequence ATGATAGTTATGTTAATCGGCTTGGCGGCAGGGATAATAAGTGGTATGGGAATAGGCGGGGGAGCAATCCTTATACCTGCTCTTGTAATTTTCGTTAAACCCGAGCAGCACATAGCACAAAGTGTAAACCTTCTTTTTTTTATTCCAACGGCTATTGTTGCACTTGTAATACATATCAAAAATAAAAATGTAAATTTTAAAATGGGTATACCAATAGTAATTACCGGACTTGGGGGAGCAGTGTTGGGGTCTAAGTTGGCACTTGCCATGAACGGAGCTACTTTAAAGCACATATTTGGAGTATTCCTCCTTTTAATGGGCATATATGAGATATTCGGCAAAGGTAAGGTGAAAAAGATAAAGAACACCCAATAA
- a CDS encoding M23 family metallopeptidase, whose protein sequence is MDEIIERPKYSRPTGPRRNRRNTNNDLMSTIAAAKMLIVVVFLSAIALCKAANTPATDAFVSQVKKITTVNYDVNRYIVSAATKLGVKLPEGKDINGNDVQTSSVANKTDSGDSVNPASDTKSSSLSIDSESVPGIDMQVVDEIGIKGIADKYSFIIPIKGEVISPFGTRTDPLSGSPQFHTGIDIEANMGTSIKAALAGEVTEVGTNPQNDKYVKIKHNDGITTLYGHCSILVAKVGQKVNQGDVIAKVGNSEDKSNSNLHFEVSKDNKLVDPGKLFDILNGDN, encoded by the coding sequence ATGGACGAAATTATTGAAAGACCGAAATACTCCCGACCGACCGGTCCCCGGAGAAACAGAAGGAATACAAATAATGACCTCATGTCAACAATTGCAGCGGCAAAAATGCTGATTGTTGTGGTTTTTCTATCTGCAATTGCTTTGTGTAAGGCAGCAAATACGCCTGCCACTGATGCTTTCGTATCACAGGTAAAGAAAATAACTACTGTGAACTATGACGTTAATAGGTATATTGTGAGTGCGGCTACGAAATTAGGGGTAAAACTGCCGGAAGGAAAAGATATAAATGGCAATGATGTTCAGACTTCATCAGTTGCAAATAAAACAGATTCAGGTGATTCGGTTAATCCGGCGTCCGATACAAAAAGCAGTTCGTTATCAATAGATAGTGAGTCGGTACCGGGTATAGATATGCAGGTTGTGGATGAAATTGGAATAAAAGGAATTGCAGATAAGTACTCATTTATTATTCCTATTAAAGGAGAAGTAATTTCGCCCTTTGGGACAAGGACAGACCCATTAAGCGGAAGTCCCCAGTTTCATACAGGTATTGATATAGAAGCAAATATGGGAACGTCCATCAAAGCAGCTCTAGCGGGGGAGGTCACTGAGGTAGGAACAAACCCTCAAAATGACAAGTATGTAAAAATAAAGCACAATGATGGTATAACAACACTCTATGGACATTGTTCTATTCTGGTTGCAAAAGTAGGACAAAAAGTAAATCAGGGAGATGTTATTGCAAAAGTAGGGAACTCCGAGGACAAATCAAATTCAAACCTCCATTTTGAAGTATCAAAGGATAATAAATTGGTTGACCCGGGAAAACTCTTTGATATTCTGAACGGAGATAACTAG
- a CDS encoding IS481-like element ISCce1 family transposase, with amino-acid sequence MTAQDRIVKNKMSLIELAEYLQNVSEACKIHGVSRQHFYDIKKAYEENGLEGLKDKTRRKPCMKNRVAPETEEAVLRIAYEKPAYGQLRASNELRKQGVLVSAGGVRSIWQRYNIETFDKRLKKLEEKAAKEGILYTEDQLAALEKAQQEKNISIDEIDTQHPGYLLAQDTFYVGYIKGVGRIYQQTAIDTYSAVGFAKLYTAKVPVTAADILNDRVLPFFENHMIPIMRVLTDRGTEYCGAPEKHLYELFLQMNDIEHTMTKAKSPQTNGICERFNQTILNEFYKPAFRRTMYKSVEQMQEDLDFYMLEYNEERTHQGKRCKGKTPMQTFLDSLPLAREKLLNDPAS; translated from the coding sequence ATGACAGCACAAGATCGTATAGTTAAAAACAAAATGAGCCTGATTGAGTTGGCCGAATATCTTCAAAACGTAAGTGAAGCATGTAAAATTCATGGAGTCAGCAGACAGCACTTCTATGATATTAAGAAAGCTTACGAGGAAAATGGTCTGGAAGGATTAAAGGACAAGACCAGAAGAAAGCCTTGTATGAAAAACAGGGTTGCTCCAGAAACTGAGGAAGCCGTATTAAGAATAGCATATGAAAAGCCGGCATACGGGCAGCTCAGGGCAAGTAACGAACTGAGAAAACAAGGAGTTCTTGTATCAGCCGGAGGGGTAAGATCAATCTGGCAGAGATATAATATAGAAACCTTTGACAAGAGACTCAAAAAGCTTGAAGAAAAGGCTGCCAAGGAAGGCATACTTTACACTGAAGATCAGCTCGCTGCTCTGGAAAAGGCACAGCAGGAAAAGAATATATCCATAGACGAGATAGATACCCAGCACCCGGGATATTTGCTGGCACAGGACACTTTCTATGTGGGCTATATCAAAGGTGTTGGACGTATATATCAGCAAACTGCCATAGATACTTATTCGGCAGTGGGATTCGCAAAATTATATACAGCCAAGGTACCAGTAACAGCAGCAGATATATTAAATGACAGAGTCTTACCGTTCTTTGAGAATCATATGATACCGATAATGAGAGTACTCACAGACAGAGGAACGGAGTACTGTGGAGCACCTGAGAAACACTTGTATGAGTTATTTCTGCAGATGAACGACATTGAGCACACAATGACAAAGGCTAAAAGCCCTCAAACAAACGGTATATGCGAGCGTTTTAACCAAACAATTCTGAATGAATTTTATAAACCCGCATTCCGAAGGACAATGTATAAATCAGTTGAACAAATGCAGGAGGATTTGGATTTTTATATGCTGGAATACAACGAAGAGCGAACACATCAGGGGAAAAGGTGTAAAGGCAAGACGCCGATGCAGACATTTCTTGACAGCTTGCCTCTTGCCCGAGAGAAGCTCCTGAATGATCCTGCGAGTTAA
- a CDS encoding flavodoxin family protein, whose amino-acid sequence MKTWVLYYSKGGNTKKIADEIADELEDVLKSEQIPPAYPPENVALLFLGTGEYGGKPDSKTLEFVRTLNKDRVKNVAVFGTNGKGTTGTAIDTIKSLLKEKGINVIDESFCCKGKFFVFFNRKNPDTNDFKAAREYARRVYNSIKA is encoded by the coding sequence ATGAAGACATGGGTTTTGTACTACAGTAAGGGTGGAAACACTAAGAAGATTGCGGATGAAATTGCAGATGAACTAGAGGATGTATTAAAATCAGAACAGATTCCCCCTGCATATCCGCCTGAAAATGTTGCTTTGCTTTTTCTCGGTACAGGGGAGTACGGAGGCAAACCCGATTCGAAAACACTGGAATTTGTCAGAACTTTAAACAAGGACAGAGTAAAAAATGTAGCTGTTTTTGGAACTAACGGAAAAGGAACAACAGGTACAGCAATTGATACAATAAAATCTCTTTTAAAAGAAAAGGGAATAAATGTTATTGATGAATCCTTCTGCTGCAAAGGCAAATTTTTCGTATTTTTTAACAGGAAAAATCCTGATACCAACGATTTTAAAGCTGCAAGGGAATACGCAAGAAGAGTTTACAATAGTATTAAAGCGTAA
- a CDS encoding DNA cytosine methyltransferase, whose translation MIDVKEKSLLGFKFIDLFAGLGGFRIALESLGAKCVYSNEWDKPVRKVYTDNFGDIPEGDITQINENSIPEHDILCAGFPCQAFSISGKQRGFEDSRGTLFFDVARIVKAKKPKIVFMENVKNFVSHDDGKTLCIVKATMEELGYKFNQKVLNAVNYGIPQNRERIYMVCFRNDLNIENFNFPKPFPLKRYVEDFLLEDESQVEHLYIQRPDTYFNGVEDNKYSNKPIRLGIVNKGGQGERIYSTKGIAITLSAYGGGIFAKTGGYLINGKTRKLHPKECARLMGFPDSYKISNSANQAYKQFGNSVVVDVLQLIGQEIGSAMEEAINERDRIPTMAI comes from the coding sequence ATGATTGATGTTAAGGAAAAATCACTTTTGGGTTTTAAGTTTATAGATTTATTTGCTGGATTAGGCGGTTTTAGAATTGCATTGGAATCACTAGGTGCTAAATGTGTTTATTCAAATGAGTGGGATAAACCAGTACGAAAAGTTTATACAGATAATTTTGGAGATATTCCCGAGGGAGACATTACACAAATAAATGAAAATTCTATTCCTGAACATGATATTTTATGTGCTGGATTCCCATGCCAAGCTTTCTCAATTAGCGGCAAACAACGTGGATTTGAAGACAGTAGAGGTACGTTATTCTTCGATGTAGCCAGAATTGTAAAAGCTAAGAAGCCAAAGATTGTTTTTATGGAAAATGTTAAGAATTTTGTTTCTCATGACGATGGTAAAACTCTGTGTATTGTGAAAGCCACAATGGAAGAATTGGGATATAAATTTAATCAAAAAGTTCTGAATGCTGTTAATTATGGAATTCCTCAAAACAGAGAACGTATATATATGGTTTGTTTTAGAAATGACCTAAACATTGAAAATTTTAATTTTCCAAAACCATTCCCATTAAAAAGGTACGTTGAAGATTTTTTATTAGAAGATGAAAGTCAGGTAGAGCATTTATACATACAGCGTCCAGATACTTATTTTAATGGAGTAGAAGATAATAAATACAGTAACAAACCAATTAGATTAGGTATAGTAAACAAAGGCGGCCAGGGTGAACGAATATACAGTACAAAAGGGATAGCCATTACACTTTCGGCTTACGGAGGAGGAATATTTGCCAAGACTGGCGGTTACTTAATAAATGGAAAAACCAGAAAACTACATCCGAAAGAATGTGCAAGATTAATGGGATTTCCTGATAGCTATAAAATCTCTAATAGTGCAAACCAAGCCTATAAACAGTTTGGCAATTCTGTAGTTGTTGATGTTCTGCAACTGATTGGTCAAGAAATAGGTAGTGCAATGGAGGAGGCAATAAATGAACGAGATAGAATTCCGACAATGGCTATCTAA
- a CDS encoding sulfide/dihydroorotate dehydrogenase-like FAD/NAD-binding protein, which produces MFKIVKKQVLNPSIVLMSIHAPLIAKKAEPGQFIILRISDGGERIPLTIADYDRENGTVTIIYQLVGKTTRELADMNEGDSLLDFVGPLGIASHLEGYRKVAVIGGGLGSAIAYPQAKKLHSLGAEVHSITGFRNKDLIILEDEMKKFSDKLIVATDDGSNGNKGFVTDVLKQLIDEGNKYDLVIAIGPLVMMRAVSNLTREYGIKTLVSMNPVMIDGTGMCGGCRLTVGGKTKFACVDGPDFDAHEVDFDEAMRRQNMYKKQEKESEDIHVCRLGGANNA; this is translated from the coding sequence ATGTTTAAAATAGTTAAAAAACAAGTATTGAATCCTTCGATAGTTTTAATGTCTATACACGCACCACTTATAGCAAAGAAGGCTGAACCGGGACAATTTATTATTTTGAGGATATCCGATGGGGGAGAAAGGATACCCCTTACTATAGCTGACTATGACAGGGAAAACGGTACTGTTACGATTATATACCAGTTAGTCGGTAAGACCACAAGAGAACTGGCAGATATGAATGAGGGAGACAGCCTGCTTGACTTTGTAGGTCCTTTGGGAATTGCTTCTCACCTTGAAGGTTATAGAAAGGTTGCTGTCATAGGAGGAGGCCTTGGAAGTGCCATAGCATATCCACAAGCCAAAAAACTTCACAGCCTTGGTGCAGAAGTGCATTCTATAACAGGATTCAGAAATAAAGACCTTATTATTCTAGAAGATGAAATGAAAAAGTTCAGTGACAAGCTTATAGTAGCAACAGATGATGGCTCAAACGGAAATAAGGGCTTTGTTACCGATGTATTAAAACAGTTGATTGATGAAGGAAATAAGTATGATTTGGTTATTGCTATAGGACCGCTTGTAATGATGAGGGCTGTCAGTAACCTCACCAGGGAATATGGTATTAAGACCTTAGTGAGCATGAACCCTGTTATGATAGATGGAACGGGTATGTGCGGAGGCTGCAGGCTCACAGTTGGCGGAAAGACAAAATTTGCATGTGTTGACGGGCCTGACTTTGACGCACATGAGGTAGATTTCGACGAAGCAATGAGAAGACAGAATATGTACAAAAAACAAGAGAAAGAATCCGAAGATATACACGTATGCAGACTTGGGGGTGCGAATAATGCCTAA
- a CDS encoding site-2 protease family protein gives MSVTTYIEFQVKRTRIQIDLLILPIFLAAMIGNLLLEYSIALGFIICHELGHIASAAMCGVRLNSFRLLPIGVNASIEDLQCSKPQKVLIYLTGPLVNIFFAISLYCIHLWEVPVWWPSTFKIMPAVIINLWLAIFNLIPVPPLDGGKIAMELLSGRLGLFRANRLMHIFSLFFSILIISVGTVVLIISKYNASFILIGVYILLLLKKNKKEAAILNMKNFVLKRSAIIRKGIFPVREIVVMKDVKLLDLVKSMDYSDVFHIIKVLDNDLNIIKTVTEQDVLNTFIEGITDITVEEMLNKR, from the coding sequence ATGAGTGTTACAACATATATTGAATTTCAGGTTAAAAGAACAAGAATCCAGATAGATTTATTAATTCTTCCTATATTTTTAGCGGCAATGATAGGAAACCTTCTTCTGGAATATTCTATTGCATTAGGGTTTATTATCTGCCATGAGCTAGGACATATCGCTTCTGCGGCAATGTGTGGGGTCAGGCTGAACAGCTTCAGGCTTTTGCCGATTGGTGTTAATGCGTCTATTGAGGATTTGCAATGCAGTAAACCTCAAAAGGTTTTGATTTATCTTACGGGCCCCCTAGTAAATATATTTTTTGCAATAAGCTTATATTGTATACATTTGTGGGAGGTTCCTGTGTGGTGGCCCTCTACCTTTAAAATAATGCCGGCCGTAATAATAAATTTATGGCTGGCTATTTTTAACTTAATCCCAGTTCCTCCTCTAGACGGTGGAAAGATCGCAATGGAACTATTATCGGGAAGGCTAGGATTATTTCGTGCAAACAGACTTATGCACATATTTTCATTATTTTTTTCTATTTTGATTATATCAGTTGGAACAGTGGTATTAATTATAAGTAAATACAATGCAAGTTTTATTTTAATAGGGGTTTACATTCTTCTTTTGTTGAAGAAAAACAAAAAGGAGGCCGCAATATTGAATATGAAGAACTTTGTTTTAAAACGTTCTGCCATTATTAGAAAAGGTATTTTTCCTGTGAGAGAAATTGTGGTTATGAAGGATGTAAAGCTACTTGATTTGGTAAAATCAATGGATTATTCGGATGTATTTCATATAATAAAGGTACTGGATAATGATTTGAATATTATAAAGACCGTAACAGAACAGGATGTTCTCAATACTTTTATTGAGGGTATTACAGACATTACAGTAGAAGAAATGCTTAATAAAAGATAA